The DNA sequence CTTGCtaactccagactctgagcaatTTTACTTAACCCCttagggcctcagtttcctcaactgtaaaatgggggcaggaTTAGCATCTGTTTCACAGTGCTGTTGTCAAAATCAAATGACTTAATTCATGTAAACTTGGAATAGTGCTTCACACATAATGCATGCCCCACAAATGTTAGGTATTCTTACTATTATTAAATAAGTCTAAAATAAGTCTTAAATAAGTTTTGATACTATTTTCTCCAATTTCCAAGGGAGAGGTCTTCACATGACTCTGTTCTTGTTTCCCCATCCTCACACCCTTTTctcaagtctatttttaattatgatgaaCAGAAATAATGACAGTTCCTGTCTCATAATTGGAAGAGCAGGTATCCATAGCCcctaaaaaatatgtaatatcaaGAGAGCAGAGTCCAcatcttgcattttttaaatccctCATAAGACATTGCTCAATATCTGGCATATTACTCAAAAATTattgtttgaggggcacctgggtggctcagtcggttaagcatccaactttgactcaggtcatgattcacggtttgtgagtttgagctccgcgtcgggctctgtgctgacagctcggaggccggagcctgcttcagattctgtgtctccctctctctcagcccctcccctgcttgtactctgtctctctaaagtaaataaacattaaaaatttaaaaaattgtttgaatgAATGCATCCATGAATGAATCAGGTACTAGATTGAACGTGAACCTAAATTTGTATTTGACACAGTCAACCTGGCTTACTTATTTGTAACCATTTCTCCAGTTTATAATTCAGACTCAAACACTTGAGTCTCTTGATTCCAAATATTCTTATTGATTGCTGTAGATACTGTATTTGTTTGCCTGTTTATACCACCATCTCATTAAGATAGCTTACAAGAATATATGAAACTCAAACTGGAATTAATcaaaaatgagaagggaaagaaagaatgggtaTATAAAACAAGGCTGGGAATAGGGTTAAAATATCCATGCCATTAAAAACCCTGTGAGCAGGTAACAAATTAGCCCTGAATTTTCTAGAGCCAACATGAAAAGGTCAACCGGTAAGTCATATTATTTGCAACAGCCCTTTGATGAAAAGATAAGTTTCTGTGAAAATGCAGCCACTCTTAGAAGTGGACAGTCTAGAACATTGTCCACAAAAGCCACACCTAACAAATACCATCCATAATAGCATCCTTACAATGTAAGAGTTTCCCTGGTGTTGATCATGGGATCTTGATGAAAACTCCTTCAGTCATGTCATGAGGGAAAACTAACCAGAGCAAGTGAAATGTATCATGCCCTTGGGTAGGAAGGAGACACGGGGCAAGTTTTGTACTTGACAGGCTTATCATTTAGACTAAAACAGAAACCTTTCTCTTGGTACAGCAAATGTACTCTTCCTTTCCAGGTCAGGGTCTTTAGTATACTAGGTAAGCAGTATGCAACATTTTAATGTTAGTCAAATGTAAATACAGTAAATCTGAAAGACTGTCCTATATTAGAACATGGTCTGCTTAAGACAAGGACAGTGACTCTGACTCCCCACCCGCTCTGAGTCAGGAGGAGGATATGAGAAGCATTCCCGTCATCAGAAGCTTGGTattgtttctttaaacatttaaacatcatCTTACATCATAGACATATTGTTTCATATGGAAAAAGAAGCCTCTTTCCCCTGTATTCATAGCAGATGGTTTTGTAAGTCagatctggatttgaattctggctctccCCCTTTCTATATTGTTACCTTATATCTCtgggccttgatttcctcatctttaaaatgagtattaatggatgggggaggggggaaaaataaatgggtgatgggcattgaggagggcacttgttgggatgtcatatgtaagcgatgaatcacgagAAATGGGTATTAAAAACAccgtctaggggcgcctgggtggcgcagtcggttaagcgtccgacttcagccaggtcacgatctcgcggtccgtgagttcgagccccgcgtcgggctctgggctgatggctcagagcctggagcctgtttccgattctgtgtctccctctctctctgcccctcccccgttcatgctctgtctctctctgtcccaaaaataaataaacgttgaaaaaacaaacaaacaaacaaacaaaaaacaacaccatCTAACATGGCATCTGTAAGGATAATTTTACATAAAGCCTCTTGCCCGTAAAAAGCAGTCAAAACATTACAGCTATTTATTGCCTCCACTGAACACAGTCTCAAGTATACGCTGGATGGCACGTAGATTTGTTCACTGAAAaacatgaatgagtgaataaatgaatattgctATCTAGGAGTCTTTAACAATCAGCAAATCTCTCTGTTTGCAGCCATCCTAACACGGCGGTTACAATCATAGGCCTAGAGGTTTCGTTGCGCGGGTGTGAGTGCTGACGCCATCGCTGATTATTTGTGGGCACCTCAGGCAAGCTGTCTGACCATTCCCTGTCCCAGTTTTGTCATCCGCAAATGGGATAATGATAGGAACTTCCTCACAGGGGTGTTTTAGGAACAATTAGATGAGGGTTATAAGCACTTAGCATCATCCTGGAACAGttcaagcattcaataaatattactattatttattttagacaaatataaatataatatcacataactttcttttatctgtttttcaaCTTCTCCCTGGTTCCATTGCTGTGGGATCTTGGAGCTTTCCGAAAAGCAAGCCAAATAGTTGTATAAAGTAAtcaatttgtggggcgcctgggtggcgcagtcggttaagcgtccgacttcagccaggtcacgatctcgcggtctgggagttcgagccccgcgtcaggctctgggctgatggctcagagcctggagcctgtttccgattctatgtctccctctctctctgcccctcccccattcatgctctgtctctctctgtcccaaaaataaataaaaacgttggaaaaaaaaaattaaaaaaataaataaataaaaataaagtaatcaaTTTGTTTCTGGAATTcacatttctcttcctgttttatctttctgtttctataggaCTTCATCGTCACTGTAGTCTTTTCGTttttgtggttggtgggttcatcAGCTTGGGCGAAAGGACTGTCTGATGTCAAGGTCGCGACGGATCCTAAGGAAGTATTGTTACTGATGTCAGCTTGCAAACAGCCGTCCAACAAATGCATGGCTGTCCACAGCCCTGTAATGTCCAGCTTAAACACTTCTGTGGTATGTTTTCATCTATGCTTTACCTCCCAAACCTTTGTTTGCCACtcaaatgaataggaaaaatatctcAGAGGTCACCTTGGAGATTTCTGCGTCCAAAATGAGGCCAGTCTAAAAGGCGATATTTCACTCCATGGGCAAGATGATCCTCTGGCCTTCAAGTCTTCTATTGTCAGAACCCATAGGCTTTAATGCTGCCAATTATGGAGTCTTAATAAGAACGCAGCAGGTATTGGCAGCTGCTGCTTGGATGACAGTCAAGTCAAAATTCTAAGCCAGAAGCAGATATAAAATTTGAACTTTAAGTCTGACGCCTGCCAGAAGTAAAAGGAATATTTGATGGCAGAAAGGTTTCCTGGGAAGAAAACATTGTTCAAGCCACACATAGCTAGAATACATCCAGTTGATTGTCTGGAGGAAAAACACTCAGACCTGATAGAATACAGGAAGGCTGCACAGTAGAGAAAATACTTATAAcaattatagtaattttttttttttttttatcttctccaTGTTCCCGGTTTAATTGTCTGGTAACTTTGGAAAAGCTGAACTATATGAGTTGAACAAAGTCGATTTGATATTTTCAAATGCATAGCTCTCACAGGAAGACAGACAATCTGACAGAGAGCAGGGCAACTAAATTGGattcttgtgtttattttaaagaaagaaactgcgtgtaagaaagacagaaactatAACGGCAGCAAAGAGCAGTAGTTACTCAAGACTAGAGAACCTGACAGTATTTGctgaaaggaaaacattcttGAGCAGCccctaaaaataattatctttgcTTCAAGGTTAACTTAGGTTTCTATAGCTTTCTGAAATTTAATCTGAGCAGGCATTTAAGTAGGGGACAGGGTTGCCAGGTGCTCCCTGATGCTTTGACTGTGAATCCTGCCTTGCCAAGAGAGTAAACATGGAAAGAAAGTATGTAGGAGGTCCTCGCCGTCATTTTTGCTCATTGCCGGACATACCCGCAGATAAACACTCGAATACTTGGAGGCGTGTGTTGAAATAGACTCTCCTGCTTCCGTAGCGTGTTTCTAGGCAGGGCGGAATGAATGTTATTATAATCTTGATCTCAAAACCTAAGAGAACAACAAGAGAAAATCATCCAGTACGTTTGTTGGTTTAATAATcaatctatggggcgcctgggtggcgcagtcggttaagcgtccgacttcagccaggtcacgatctcgcggtccgagagttcgagccccgcgtcaggctctgggctgatggctcagagcctggagcctgtttccgattctgtgtctccctctctctctgcccctcccccccgttcatgctctgtctctctctgtcccaaaaataaataaacgttgaaaaaaaaaattttttttaaataataatcaatCTAATACATTATGATGTCCTACAGAGTCTATTTCATTCTACCTTTGCTGTCTCTAGTAAGTTTTAGACTAGGTGATGGGAATTTTGAATGAGAAACCATGTGACATGTCTCCTAAAATCAAAAAgaggtatttgcctttctctaccTGACTGATGTCACATAGCATAACCCCCTgcaggcccatccatgttgtgtgtcaactatactcagataaaaaaaaaaaatccacgaaATTAGACACATAggtacatatataattttaattttttttttaattttttttttcaacgtttatttatttttgggacagagagagacagagcatgaacgggggaggggcagagagagagagagacacagaatcggaaacaggctccaggctctgagccatcagcccagagcctgacgcggggctcgaactcacggaccgcgagatcgtgacctggctgaagtcggacgcttaaccgactgcgccacccaggcgccccaatataattttaaataaaatatggaattaaaaaaaatttttttaatcaaaaagagaaatggatgGAAACCAGACAGCATGTCATGGGAGAAAGGATAGGTCTGCTGCTGTTACTGTTATGGATCTACATCAGTTAAAGGTCCTCCAGTTCCTGTGACAGAAAACTCACTTCAAACTGGCCAAAGGAAAATAATCCGCCTATCCCTAAATTCCGTTCTCTGGACCCCACTTATGGACATTCAACGTCTGTATGTGCTGGAGTGTTTGGGTTGCAAGTAACGGAAACTGACTCTGACTAacctcatcaggaaaaaaaaaatctttggaaggATATTAAGTAGCTCGGAAAATTGATGAAATCTGATGAAACAGGCTGTTAAAAAAGCAGCGTCTAGAGCAGGACCAAGGTTCTCAATGTCAGATACCAAAGAACGTTGTATCTGACTTGCATTACTCTGCTCCTGGTTTAAAGTTCCACCACAGAGCTCAAGCCACTTGACTGCATCGGGGTttacaagggaaacaaaatttctattagcaaaagcagaaggaaagaatgtTAATCTGCCAGAagacagcaattttttttttcattacaaactCATTTGGCTTCAAATCCTATTGAGCTAGCTTTTCACAAGAGGTAAAAGTAATTGGAAAAATACTAGCACTGTGTCGACCAAGGGCAGAACCCAGGACCAGGAATTATCAGGAAGCTGGACAGTTTACATTCTTCATCTCTCATCTCTTTCTGAATGCCTGTGACATTATTGTCTCTTTTCGgatgcatttgtctttctttttcctattgtcTCAAGAGAAGATAGCCACCCCCCAGTTTCTGAgattatatttcttcttaaagaaaTATCTTGGGCTGAACTAAAATCACTCAGGTCTAATCCCAAATTCCAGGCAGAGAGCATCTCATTAGCTCATCTTGGGCCACATGTCCACCTTGGCTCAGGGTTTGCGGAATCCTGCAGAAGAAATGTGGCTCACAGAACCAAACCACCTTGCCTACTAAGCAAGTGTAGGCTTTGGAGAAGGAGTCAGACACACCCATAGGAGTGACCTCTACAAGTAAGTGGTTCAACAATAGCAATGATATTTCTACCTGGGTAACAAATTTACTTTCTCCAAAGCATCTTGGCATCTATGATTTCACACCAACACAAATAGGCAGGGGAGCTATCCAGACATTACAAATGCAGGTAGGTGCCATGAAAGGATTTGCTCGCGGCTTCTCAAGTAGTGACAGCAATGCTAGAGTAGAGCCAAATTCTGTTAATGCTGCTGCCACTCGAAATGGTTCAGGGCACAGTTGTGGAGTCCgtctgcctgggtttgaatcctggctccacgaCTCAATAATTGACTGCTCTTGGACAAATGCACTAAGGTCCCTAAACCTtagtttcattatctgtaaaatggggctattaTTGAACAGACCTCACAAGACCATTGATTCAATGATATAATATGTTATAAGTcctctcagcacagtgcccagcatatGGCAGGTGTTCAATAAGTGTCGACCAAAAAGCTGCCTCGTAAATGCATTCATTTTCCTAAATGTCATATAGTGGTTAGAGCCCAAAGAAGAGGGTAGGAGGAAAGAaggtgtttttctctctcaacttCTCTTTCCAAGGTTCTCTGAGCCTAACTATCCTATTCACAATTTCTACTTCTGCTTCTCCAGCTTCGTAATAGGCAATCTTGACACGTCTTCTTGGCCAATCTAGATTTCACCTCCTCATTCTTCCTCCTGCTACGCACGGTGGCTTGCAGTCTCTCCTTCTGTTGCCTCCACATCTGAGCTTGGATCAAAATCCTTACTCTAACTTCAGCTGCaacaaaatggcaagaaaagATTCAAGGGCCCACGTGCCAGCCAGGAGTCTGCAGTACCTGTGTGATGACAGCGGGATAAGACGTGCCTGCTTCTGAAACATGCCCATGGGGATGCCTTGTTTGTGTACTCACTTTTAAGTTGCATGCCCCTGATCGCTAGGTTCTTCTTGAGCATCCCTTTTCTAGAAGCCAAGTAGCAGCCAGCAAAAGGGAGAAACCAAGGAAGGGGAAACATAAAATTAGAGCTCTGGGCAGAGCCATCTCTTGATATCTGAGAAGATTCCTTGATAATCTTTTCTACTCCTACATTGACATACACTTACAAAGATACCATTTAATTGAGATCTCCCCTTTGGTGGAAAATATCCTAGCTATTGTACACATCGATAAAAAAGGTCCTGCTTGTGAATTAGAGTTTTGTCCGTGATTACCGAATTCATTTTGGTCACACAACTATTATACTGGGAGTACCTTCATTATGTCTTGTATCTCCCATCGGCAAGGAGCCTGGAGCATGGCATAAGATAATGTTAAATAAGTATCAGATAACattaaaggaagaagagagagtggaagaagagagaaggaagaaggggggtTGGCCGAGATAAACCAGTCTTTTAGATCAGGCGAGGGCCTACAGAGACTGCTTTGGCTGCCGACGTCCCTCAAGAGTACGGCCTTGCCATCAAAGTCCCATTTCAGTTTATGCTGCAGAAAAAGGGCCAAGCGAATACAGTTCTTGGAAATATTTGAGAAAGTATTCAGAACACTGCTTACCAGGCAGGAAGCATCTTCGAATGTGTCTAGCACCGTCTAGCTGCATTATACACATTCTCTTGAATCCTCACACTGTCACCCAAGGAACGAATAGCCTTCATTCCacattaggaaaacaaaataaaaggttgaGGTCCAGAGGCTAACTGCCTTGTCAAAGGTCACGGAGCAGGAAAGTGCAGTTGAAGCCAGTGTGATTTCAAAACCCGCAGGATGAGTCCAAAGGTGACATTCAGGTAATGTGTCCTGATCCACCTGCTGCTAAAATTCTGAAATACTTTGGTAAATAGCCCCTGCTCCAGGTCCCCAAGGCGCCTCATCTTGACTTCACtggccccctcacccccacctgcaGGGCACTTGGGACCCCCCTACCATCCAGCAACCGAGGATAGATGCTGGCCCAGCACCCTATAATCCAGAGCTGTGGCGGTGGCCCAAGTCCAATTTGAATGGCGATTGTTAAGCTGGAGTGGTTACTAAATATGCTTTAATGCCATCACAGCTTTATCTCAGGCTGTTGTCTATCTCCGGTAGGGGGCTGTTACAACTGACTGCTTCTGGTTAATTCCCAGGTCAACCAGTGTGCCCTGGGAAAGGTGGCAGAACAGCTGTTCTCTTCGAGGCTCTGGCACGAGCGAACAGCTCTGCTTCCATCAGACAGGCAGGGTCTGGGGAGGCTATACCTGGTCCTCTGACTCGCCAACAACACCCTTTTGGAGAGTAAGAGGAATCTCCATAGGAAAGCCTCACATCCAGTTCTTGGGAGAATGCCTCATACCTCTCAAGCCCGTATTGCATTGAGAGTCTGGTTTCAACATTCATTTCCGGATGTGACAGGCACAGAAAGTACAACTCTTCGAAGTCATAACCTCTGTGTACCCTCTCATTCATGTGCTTATCTGCACACCATCTGCACAGTTGCTTATGCCGTACTTTTTAAGTTGACTCATTTTTTTATATCATTACAAAAACTGGAAGAGTAGTCTCTCTAGCCATGAAGTGAAGGTAACCTTATAAATTAACGCGCTATTATTAAAATCAAAGTTCTCAACTCTGTAGCCCCTGAAGACTTCTTACAGACAATGAGGAACACCTCACTTGGGGAGACAATAAGCTTAAGTAGGGGCTCAGACCATGGAGTCAGACAGAACAGGGCTTGACCCTCATCTACTACTTACCAAGTCATGTGACCTGGAAAAAGATTCTTatcctggacctcagtttccacatctttaaTACAggtataataataataccttcttCTCAGACAGAATGAATGGATTGCCATTTCCACAGTGCCTAACGTgtagtaagcattcagtaaaagTCAGATATTCTATGGCTAAAATtgacaacccaggcaacaacagatgttggcaaggatgcggagagacaggatctcttctgcactgctggtgggaatgcaaactggtgccgccactctggaaaacagtatggaggttcctcaaaaaattaaaaacagaactagcctatgacccagcaattgcactactaggtatttatccaagggatacaggtgtgctgttttgaaggggcacatgtaccccaatgtttacggCAGacctatctacaatagccaaagtatggaaagagcccaatgtccatcaatggatcaATGGATAAGaggatgtggcatatatatataatggagtattactcggaaatcaaaaagaatgaaatcttgccatttgcaactacgtggatggaaccagagagtattatgctaaacgaaattagagaaagtcaaatatcatatgacttcactcataggaggaatttaagatacaagacagatgaacataaggaaaggggagcaaaaataatgtaaaaacaaggagggagacaaaacgtaagagactcttaaatatagagaacaaactgagggttgtgggagggggatgggcttcatgggtaaggggcattaggaagacacttgctgggatgagcgttaggtgttatacatagggaatgaatcactggattctacttatgaaatcattgcactatatactaactaacttggatgcaaataaataaataaataaataaatgttaaatattctaAATGAAACAGCGGttccaaatgaaaaattgaaaaagagatctcaatgttgaataaaaagtAGCCGTATGTATTATGAAGGATTTTCTgaaattgagatttttcttgtgtttccatCTATCAACTCATTTGCTCTGATTCTCCTTTCAGGTCTTTGGGTTCTTGAACTTTATCCTCTGGGCTGGAAACATCTGGTTTGTTTTCAAGGAGACCGGCTGGCATTCCTCGGGACAGAGATATCTTTCAGACCCAATGGAAAAGCACTCGAGTAGCTATAACCAAGGCGGGTACAACCAAGACAGCTATGGGTCAAGCGGCGGGTATAGCCAGCAGGCGAGTATGGGGCCATCCTCAGATGAGTTTGGCCAACAGTCCAGTGGCCCCGCTTCTTTTACCAATCAGATTTAACAGGTAGTCTTTGCATTCTTCTGGCGATAGCCTCACCACCTTCCATTTTAGTTGCAGAAGAGTTTTTTAGGAGTTTCAATCAATTATTAATGCAGAGGGTGTTGAGTGTAAATCAGAGATCTGTAGTCCTCATTAAGGCAGAAAGGCCTGGGTCGTGATAAATGGTACTTAGAGAGGAGACGACATGAGGAGATACATTATTCATCATAGATGCCTAATTGGAGAGTACCTTATTACATACACAGATACTTGTATGGTCGTTTTGTAGGTGTGTGGAGATAATGAAAGCATTTGGAAGCTTACAGTCTCTAGTATGTAATATGCATAAAGTAAATTCTATACCCCTGAGTTTTCCTATGCGTTTTGATGCGAAAGATGTTTTAATGATTTCTATAAGACAATTTGGTGTATCACACATGCATGTATTATTGTGTTTAGTTGCAGACATTGTAGGACTGTGAGTCTCTTAAGTATTTGTTTCAGACAgttgctctgtatttttttttttttttttacttaatgaaTCAGTGCTCATAAGGTTTAGTGCATGAATATGCGTTTTCTCACAAAATGAACATTTGAAGtgtatttatgaaaattttccaGTT is a window from the Leopardus geoffroyi isolate Oge1 chromosome A2, O.geoffroyi_Oge1_pat1.0, whole genome shotgun sequence genome containing:
- the SYNPR gene encoding synaptoporin isoform X2; its protein translation is MDPLASAGTFRALKEPLAFLRALELLFAIFAFATCGGYSGGLRLSVDCANKTESNLSIDIAFAYPFRLHQVTFEVPTCEGKEQQKLALTGDSSSSAEFFVTVAVFAFLYSLAATVVYIFFQNKYRENNRGPLIDFIVTVVFSFLWLVGSSAWAKGLSDVKVATDPKEVLLLMSACKQPSNKCMAVHSPVMSSLNTSVVFGFLNFILWAGNIWFVFKETGWHSSGQRYLSDPMEKHSSSYNQGGYNQDSYGSSGGYSQQASMGPSSDEFGQQSSGPASFTNQI
- the SYNPR gene encoding synaptoporin isoform X1; this encodes MDPVSQLASAGTFRALKEPLAFLRALELLFAIFAFATCGGYSGGLRLSVDCANKTESNLSIDIAFAYPFRLHQVTFEVPTCEGKEQQKLALTGDSSSSAEFFVTVAVFAFLYSLAATVVYIFFQNKYRENNRGPLIDFIVTVVFSFLWLVGSSAWAKGLSDVKVATDPKEVLLLMSACKQPSNKCMAVHSPVMSSLNTSVVFGFLNFILWAGNIWFVFKETGWHSSGQRYLSDPMEKHSSSYNQGGYNQDSYGSSGGYSQQASMGPSSDEFGQQSSGPASFTNQI
- the SYNPR gene encoding synaptoporin isoform X3, giving the protein MCMVIFAPLFAIFAFATCGGYSGGLRLSVDCANKTESNLSIDIAFAYPFRLHQVTFEVPTCEGKEQQKLALTGDSSSSAEFFVTVAVFAFLYSLAATVVYIFFQNKYRENNRGPLIDFIVTVVFSFLWLVGSSAWAKGLSDVKVATDPKEVLLLMSACKQPSNKCMAVHSPVMSSLNTSVVFGFLNFILWAGNIWFVFKETGWHSSGQRYLSDPMEKHSSSYNQGGYNQDSYGSSGGYSQQASMGPSSDEFGQQSSGPASFTNQI